In the genome of Chaetodon auriga isolate fChaAug3 chromosome 15, fChaAug3.hap1, whole genome shotgun sequence, one region contains:
- the coa4 gene encoding cytochrome c oxidase assembly factor 4 homolog, mitochondrial: MASPSPHDRSRKDDDEDDPVERMISRTGCAELHYAVQECMAEHQDWRVCQSQVQTFKDCMMNFQNARKEQLRKQHPTSTQSAPS, translated from the coding sequence ATGGCGTCCCCTTCACCACACGACCGCAGCCGTAAAGATGATGACGAGGATGACCCCGTGGAACGGATGATATCCCGCACCGGCTGCGCCGAGCTACATTATGCTGTGCAGGAGTGCATGGCCGAGCACCAGGACTGGCGAGTGTGCCAGAGCCAGGTCCAGACGTTCAAAGACTGCATGATGAATTTCCAAAACGCCCGCAAAGAACAGCTGAGGAAGCAGCACCCAACCTCCACTCAGTCTGCGCCCAGCTga
- the LOC143333193 gene encoding olfactory receptor 2AT4-like has translation MSFFRPVLNDSLIIHPPGFYVIGFETFPFINIYFIFLVFVYVVTVFFNSLVIYIITFNHRLHKPKFLAVVNLALIDIILNTCTIPSMVKIFLVKDNFVPFNLCLFQMFVYYAFGTLESYALAILAYDRLIAICFPLRHNSINTLRSMSCIVGLTWSFAVGVTAFATGIMTRLSFCSSVRVFSYFCDYAPVFRLSCNDYTMQWSVASSVTILLLVGPFIFILLSYGSILVTVFRMKSLDSRVKALATCVEHLILVAVFYIPLITIFTIGFYLRLIDADQRVLSLSLASCLPPCINPIVYSLKTEEIKTRALALLKKIKLAHNKHGNKKVMHGGLIKHSNNVGPICLCSE, from the coding sequence ATGTCTTTTTTCCGTCCTGTTTTAAACGACTCTCTCATCATTCACCCTCCAGGCTTCTATGTCATCGGATTTGAGACGTTTCCCTTCATCAATATCTACTTCATCTTTctagtgtttgtttatgtggtCACAGTGTTCTTCAATAGTTTGGTGATCTACATAATTACCTTTAATCATCGTCTACACAAGCCAAAATTTTTGGCTGTTGTCAACCTCGCACTAATTGATATCATCCTTAACACGTGCACTATTCCCAGCATGGTAAAGATATTCCTCGTTAAGGACAACTTTGTCCCATTCAACCTATGTCTCTTTCAAATGTTTGTCTACTATGCTTTTGGGACTTTGGAGTCATATGCGCTCGCTATTCTTGCCTATGACAGGTTGATCGCAATATGTTTCCCTCTGCGTCACAACTCCATCAACACGCTGAGGAGCATGTCTTGTATTGTCGGCCTGACTTGGTCTTTTGCTGTGGGAGTAACAGCGTTTGCAACAGGTATAATGACTCGACTGtcattctgcagctctgtcagagTGTTCAGTTATTTCTGTGACTATGCTCCTGTGTTCAGACTCTCCTGTAATGATTACACAATGCAGTGGTCTGTAGCTTCTTCTGTCACTATTTTGCTCCTTGTGGGACCCTTTATATTTATCCTTCTGTCTTATGGCAGCATCCTGGTGACCGTGTTCAGGATGAAATCCTTGGACAGTCGGGTGAAAGCTTTAGCCACTTGTGTTGAGCATCTCAttcttgttgctgtgttttacaTTCCTCTCATTACCATTTTCACCATCGGCTTCTATCTGCGCCTCATTGACGCAGACCAGCGTGTGCTGAGCCTGTCGCTGGCCTCCTGCCTCCCACCCTGCATCAATCCTATTGTATATTCTTTGAAAACTGAAGAGATCAAAACCAGAGCCCTGgcactgctgaaaaaaataaaactggcaCACAATAAACACGGCAATAAAAAAGTAATGCATGGAGGgttaataaaacacagcaacaatgtCGGACCTATTTGCCTGTGCAGTGAGTGA
- the LOC143333098 gene encoding olfactory receptor 1-like yields the protein MGPEEKAATIFNSTFIRPANFYLSGFSGIPHAKYYYVFLCFVYIVSVLGNGFLLLVIYLDKTLHSPKYMIVFNLALADLCGNTALVPKLLDTFLFDRRFIVYEACLSFMFFVLFFSSIQSWTLVTMSYDRLIAICFPLRYHSIVTKPAIVAMLLFMWVFLVILLTYTVKLIDRLSFCRSLVINSFFCDHAPVYRLACNDTSLNNIMAYVAFIVVLCIPLVLIVLTYVWISIALSRIASGKERLKASKTCTSHLILVAMFFLPIVGTNIAAVSSYIHPNARIVNSSLTQIIPSSLNPIVYSLKTEEVLNSIKKLYKRNRISNTTTKRKVLITVALTH from the coding sequence ATGGGCCCTGAAGAGAAAGCTGCTACCATATTTAATAGCACATTTATTCGCCCTGCAAATTTCTATCTGAGTGGGTTCTCTGGCATCCCTCATGCTAAGTATTACTAtgtgttcctgtgttttgtCTATATTGTGAGTGTTCTTGGGAATGGCTTCCTTCTCTTAGTGATTTACCTGGACAAGACTCTTCATTCTCCTAAATACATGATTGTTTTTAACTTGGCTTTGGCAGATTTGTGTGGGAACACTGCTCTAGTCCCAAAACTCTTGgacacatttttgtttgacAGGAGATTCATTGTTTATGAGGCTTGCTTAAGTTTtatgttctttgttttgttcttttcaagCATCCAGTCATGGACACTTGTCACGATGTCGTATGACAGATTAATAGCAATTTGCTTCCCTTTGAGGTACCACAGTATTGTGACCAAACCAGCTATTGTTGCAATGCTGCTGTTTATGTGGGTTTTTTTAGTGATTCTACTAACATATACTGTTAAGCTTATTGATCGCCTCTCCTTCTGTAGATCTTTGGTGATAAACAGCTTTTTTTGTGATCATGCCCCCGTATATCGTCTGGCCTGTAACGACACGTCTTTAAATAACATCATGGCATATGTTGCCTTTATTGTAGTCCTCTGCATTCCTCTTGTATTGATAGTATTGACATATGTTTGGATTTCCATAGCGCTGAGCAGGATTGCATCAGGAAAGGAACGACTGAAAGCATCGAAAACTTGTACTTCTCATCTCATCCTTGTGGCTATGTTTTTCCTACCAATTGTGGGCACCAACATTGCGGCAGTGTCCTCCTACATCCATCCTAATGCCAGGATAGTAAATTCTTCTTTGACTCAAATAATACCATCTTCGCTCAATCCTATTGTGTACTCTTTAAAGACAGAAGAAGTACTGAACTCAATCAAGAAGCTTTACAAAAGAAATAGGATTAGcaacacaaccacaaaaagGAAAGTCTTAATCACTGTTGCACTGACACATTAA
- the LOC143333099 gene encoding olfactory receptor 1500-like, with protein sequence MEFFNSALGKNITFVRPAYFIIRGFIGIPNMKYYYVFLFFVYIVSVVGNTVVMALIMLDHNLRTPKYIAVFNLAFVDLCESSALVPKLLDIFLFNHHSILYNDCLAFLFFCFVCLSMQSLNLVALSYDRLIAIFFPLHYQVKVTHRFMLSLIGSFWLLAITFLLSGVGLLTRLSFCKSVVINSFFCDHGPLFWMACNDIYPSYVFSRLSSSVILWFPLIFILASYCGIAYSLLKISTAKERVKAFKTCTGHLSLVSIYFFPVLLVFFGGKIHPNTRIINLSLTAVIPPMLNPIIYVLQTQEIKQSLKKLLKMRGRPQIATKN encoded by the coding sequence ATGGAGTTTTTCAACTCAGCTCTTGGAAAAAACATCACCTTTGTGCGTCCTGCATATTTCATAATAAGAGGTTTTATTGGCATACCCAATATGAAGTATTACTACGTCTTCCTCTTTTTCGTTTACATTGTTTCAGTGGTGGGAAACACAGTTGTGATGGCTTTAATAATGTTGGATCATAATCTGAGAACTCCAAAATATATTGCGGTTTTTAATTTAGCATTTGTGGACTTATGTGAGAGCTCTGCTTTGGTGCCGAAGCTTCTTGACATCTTTCTGTTTAACCATCACTCCATCCTTTACAATGACTGCTtggctttcctttttttctgcttcgTCTGCCTTTCGATGCAGTCTTTGAATCTGGTTGCGCTCTCCTATGACAGACTGATAGCTATCTTCTTCCCACTGCATTATCAAGTGAAGGTGACCCACAGGTTCATgctgtctctgattggctcttttTGGCTCCTTGCTATTACTTTCTTACTCAGTGGAGTTGGCCTTCTCACAAGACTTTCCTTCTGTAAATCTGTGGTTATTAACAGCTTTTTCTGTGACCATGGTCCATTATTCTGGATGGCCTGCAATGATATTTACCCCAGTTATGTGTTTAGTAGGTTGTCATCAAGTGTTATTCTTTGGTTTCCACTGATATTCATCCTTGCAAGTTACTGTGGTATTGCCTACTCCTTGTTAAAAATTTCCACAGCTAAAGAAAGAGTGAAGGCCTTTAAAACATGTACAGGTCACCTTTCATTAGTGTCAATATATTTCTTCCCTGTCTTATTGGTGTTTTTTGGGGGAAAAATACATCCAAATACTAGAATCATAAATCTCTCTTTGACTGCTGTCATCCCTCCCATGTTGAATCCAATCATTTATGTTCTGCAGACACAAGAAATCAAACAATCTTTGAAAAAGTTGTTGAAAATGAGAGGGCGACCCCAAATTGcaacaaaaaattaa
- the LOC143333100 gene encoding LOW QUALITY PROTEIN: olfactory receptor 1C1-like (The sequence of the model RefSeq protein was modified relative to this genomic sequence to represent the inferred CDS: inserted 1 base in 1 codon) has product MDFFNSALGKNISFVRPAYFIISGLSGIANIKHYYVFLFFVYIVSVLGNTAVMAVIYLDHNLRTPKYIAVLNLAFVDLFGSSALVPKLLDIFLFNHRYIAYNDCLTFLFFCYTCLSMQSFNLLALSYDRLIAIIFPLHYQVKVTHSFMLSLIASFWAFVLIAVLIAVGLLTRLSFCKSVVINSYFCDHGQIYRLSCNDHFPNYVLSCLYPVLLFWLPLAFILLSYLYIGFTLAKVATVQEGLKAFKTCVGHLSLVAIYFIPLLITFTLMENIHPNARIINLSLTSVFPPMLNPIIYVLQTQEIKESVKKLLKLRXKIQNNYEKINRNVTIFLYAVFFGVQKVTHYRC; this is encoded by the exons ATGGATTTCTTCAACTCTGCTCTTGGGAAAAACATCTCGTTTGTGCGTCCTGCCTATTTCATAATCAGTGGTTTATCTGGCattgcaaacataaaacattactatgtgtttctcttctttgtttACATTGTTTCAGTGCTgggaaacacagctgtaatGGCCGTTATATACTTGGATCATAATCTGAGAACTCCAAAATATATCGCAGTTCTTAACCTCGCGTTTGTGGACCTGTTCGGTAGCTCTGCTTTGGTGCCGAAGCTTCTCGACATCTTTCTGTTTAACCATCGCTACATCGCCTACAACGACTGCTTGaccttcctttttttctgctacACCTGCCTTTCGATGCAGTCATTTAATCTGCTTGCGCTCTCCTATGACAGACTGATAGCTATCATCTTCCCACTGCATTATCAAGTGAAGGTGACCCACAGCTTCATGTTGTCTCTGATTGCCTCTTTCTGGGCCTTTGTTTTAATCGCTGTACTTATTGCGGTCGGCCTTCTCACACGACTTTCCTTCTGTAAATCTGTGGTTATTAACAGCTATTTCTGTGACCATGGGCAGATATACCGGCTTTCCTGTAATGACCATTTCCCCAATTATGTCCTTAGTTGTTTGTACCCAGTTCTTCTGTTCTGGCTTCCGCTTGCTTTTATCTTGTTAAGTTATTTATATATTGGCTTTACTTTAGCGAAAGTAGCCACAGTTCAAGAAGGACTCAAGGCCTTTAAAACATGCGTAGGTCATCTCTCATTAGTTGCAATCTATTTCATCCCACTGTTAATAACATTTACACTGATGGAGAATATACATCCAAATGCCAGGATCATAAACCTGTCTCTGACCTCCGTCTTTCCTCCCATGTTGAACCCAATCATTTATGTTCTGCAGACACAAGAAATCAAAGAATCTGTGAAGAAGTTATTAAAACTAA GGAAGATCCAAAATAACTATGAAAAAATTAACCGTAATGTGACAATTTTTCTATATGCTGTCTTTTTTGGTGTCCAAAAAGTTACACATTATAGATGTTAG
- the or30bu1 gene encoding odorant receptor 104-1, with the protein MFQVDENYTRVSEFVIVGFPSLQPEHFDLVAWFFFFLYVTTVGGNLLLVVLFALEHSLQKPMYIIMVSLALSDTGFTTVALPKLIARYWWNDGSLGFHTCLFQEHMIHYFGSLNSLILLTMALDRYLAICFPLRYPTVMTNQTMVSLTLFCWVVAHIFPGISTINFTMMPFCGPNQIIHAFCDTMSLTALVCGDPSQQFSAAFAGAMFILYVPLAFIIFSYICIIISVLRMASRQGRMKTFSTCATQGCIISIYYMPRFFVYSTPFFPNLTMTPDKRIATTLFYSLFPPLINPFIYCLRTKEIKQILTRWVRRRKGVTPKKHGQIVAVTKSH; encoded by the exons ATGTTTCAGGTGGATGAGAACTACACGCGTGTGTCTGAGTTTGTTATTGTGGGTTTCCCAAGTCTCCAACCGGAACACTTTGACCTGGTGGCgtggttcttcttcttcctctatGTGACCACGGTGGGGGGCAACCTTCTTCTGGTGGTGCTGTTTGCTTTGGAGCACAGTCTCCAGAAGCCCATGTACATCATCATGGTCAGCCTGGCCCTCTCAGACACTG GCTTCACCACAGTGGCTTTACCCAAACTGATTGCTCGCTACTGGTGGAACGACGGGAGTCTTGGCTTTCACACTTGCCTCTTCCAAGAGCACATGATCCACTATTTTGGCTCCCTGAACTCCCTGATTTTACTGACCATGGCCCTGGACCGATACCTGGCcatctgttttcctctcag ATACCCGACAGTGATGACAAACCAAACCATGGTGAGCCTCACGCTCTTCTGCTGGGTGGTGGCGCACATCTTCCCTGGCATCAGCACCATCAACTTCACCATGATGCCATTTTGTGGGCCCAATCAAATCATACATGCCTTCTGTGACACCATGTCTCTCACAGCTCTGGTGTGCGGGGATCCCAGCCAACAATTCAGCGCCGCCTTTGCTGGAGCGATGTTTATTCTTTATGTTCCTTTAGCCTTCATCATCTTCTCTTACATTTGCATCATCATCTCAGTATTGCGCATGGCCAGTAGACAG GGCAGAATGAAGACCTTCTCTACCTGTGCCACCCAGGGCTGTATCATTTCCATCTACTACATGCCACGCTTTTTTGTCTACTCTACACCTTTCTTCCCTAACCTGACGATGACCCCTGACAAGCGTATAGCCACCACCCTCTTCTACAGTCTTTTCCCTCCACTGATCAATCCCTTCATCTACTGTCTGAGAACCAAGGAGATCAAGCAAATATTGACACGCTGGGTCCGCAGACGAAAGGGTGTTACGCCTAAGAAGCATGGCCAAATTGTGGCTGTCACCAAGTCACATTGA
- the ubl3a gene encoding ubiquitin-like protein 3a: MTGSTPADMINLRLILVSGKTKEFLFSPNDSAADIAKHVYDNWPMDWEEEQVSSPNILRLIYQGRFLHGNVTLGALKLPLGKTTVMHLVARETLPEPNSQGQRNREKTGESNCCVIL, translated from the exons ATAAACCTGCGGCTTATTTTAGTCAGCGGGAAGACGAAAGAGTTCCTCTTCTCTCCCAACGACTCGGCGGCAGACATCGCCAAACACGTCTACGACAACTGGCCGATGG ACTGGGAGGAAGAGCAGGTCAGCAGTCCTAACATCCTGAGGCTGATCTACCAGGGCCGTTTTCTACATGGCAACGTAACACTAGgag CTCTCAAACTGCCCTTGGGGAAGACCACAGTGATGCATTTAGTTGCCAGAGAGACTTTGCCTGAGCCAAATTCCCAAG gtcagaggaacagagagaagaccGGGGAGAGTAACTGCTGTGTCATTCTGTAA